A DNA window from Ranitomeya imitator isolate aRanImi1 chromosome 2, aRanImi1.pri, whole genome shotgun sequence contains the following coding sequences:
- the GRB2 gene encoding growth factor receptor-bound protein 2 isoform X2 yields MEAIAKYDFKATADDELSFKRGDVLKVLNEECDQNWYKAELNGKDGFIPKNYIEMKPHPWFFGKIPRAKAEEMLGKQRHDGAFLIRESESAPGDFSLSVKFGNDVQHFKVLRDGAGKYFLWVVKFNSLNELVDYHRSTSVSRNQQIFLRDIEQVPQQPTYVQALFDFDPQEDGELGFRRGDFIQVVDNSDPNWWKGTCHGQTGMFPRNYVTPVNRNL; encoded by the exons ATGGAAGCCATAGCAAAATATGACTTCAAAGCGACAGCAGATGATGAACTTAGCTTCAAACGAGGAGACGTGCTGAAG GTCTTGAATGAAGAATGTGACCAAAACTGGTACAAAGCTGAGCTCAATGGTAAAGATGGATTTATTCCCAAAAACTACATAGAAATGAAACCACATCC GTGGTTTTTTGGCAAAATCCCACGTGCCAAAGCAGAGGAGATGCTGGGGAAACAGAGACATGATGGTGCCTTTTTGATCCGAGAGAGTGAAAGCGCTCCAGGAGACTTCTCCTTGTCAGTCAA GTTTGGCAATGATGtacaacatttcaaggtcctgcggGATGGCGCAGGAAAATACTTCTTGTGGGTTGTAAAATTTAACTCTCTGAATGAGCTGGTCGACTACCATCGGTCCACATCCGTGTCTCGGAACCAGCAGATCTTCTTACGTGACATCGAGCAGGTGCCACAG CAACCTACATATGTTCAGGCACTGTTTGACTTTGACCCCCAGGAAGATGGGGAGCTTGGATTTCGACGAGGAGATTTCATCCAGGTGGTAGACAACTCAGACCCCAACTGGTGGAAAGGGACATGTCATGGGCAGACCGGCATGTTTCCACGCAACTATGTGACACCTGTCAACCGCAATCTGTAA
- the GRB2 gene encoding growth factor receptor-bound protein 2 isoform X1 — protein sequence MEAIAKYDFKATADDELSFKRGDVLKVLNEECDQNWYKAELNGKDGFIPKNYIEMKPHPWFFGKIPRAKAEEMLGKQRHDGAFLIRESESAPGDFSLSVKFGNDVQHFKVLRDGAGKYFLWVVKFNSLNELVDYHRSTSVSRNQQIFLRDIEQVPQVHGGDRATSLPQQPTYVQALFDFDPQEDGELGFRRGDFIQVVDNSDPNWWKGTCHGQTGMFPRNYVTPVNRNL from the exons ATGGAAGCCATAGCAAAATATGACTTCAAAGCGACAGCAGATGATGAACTTAGCTTCAAACGAGGAGACGTGCTGAAG GTCTTGAATGAAGAATGTGACCAAAACTGGTACAAAGCTGAGCTCAATGGTAAAGATGGATTTATTCCCAAAAACTACATAGAAATGAAACCACATCC GTGGTTTTTTGGCAAAATCCCACGTGCCAAAGCAGAGGAGATGCTGGGGAAACAGAGACATGATGGTGCCTTTTTGATCCGAGAGAGTGAAAGCGCTCCAGGAGACTTCTCCTTGTCAGTCAA GTTTGGCAATGATGtacaacatttcaaggtcctgcggGATGGCGCAGGAAAATACTTCTTGTGGGTTGTAAAATTTAACTCTCTGAATGAGCTGGTCGACTACCATCGGTCCACATCCGTGTCTCGGAACCAGCAGATCTTCTTACGTGACATCGAGCAGGTGCCACAGGTACACGGGGGAGACAGAGCCACAAGTTTACCACAG CAACCTACATATGTTCAGGCACTGTTTGACTTTGACCCCCAGGAAGATGGGGAGCTTGGATTTCGACGAGGAGATTTCATCCAGGTGGTAGACAACTCAGACCCCAACTGGTGGAAAGGGACATGTCATGGGCAGACCGGCATGTTTCCACGCAACTATGTGACACCTGTCAACCGCAATCTGTAA